One region of Cottoperca gobio chromosome 19, fCotGob3.1, whole genome shotgun sequence genomic DNA includes:
- the telo2 gene encoding LOW QUALITY PROTEIN: telomere length regulation protein TEL2 homolog (The sequence of the model RefSeq protein was modified relative to this genomic sequence to represent the inferred CDS: deleted 1 base in 1 codon): MVVTISKMESLAPNAEVRLAVAQCFRTLTTSTDTKDIITTLHTLHSYLDEGPESRSSSVQRAEFRRAHFSRTLQFLVSNIQADWLPSLTAAQRTELWDGLFLKGPPEQALLVLMDGVGELRAGTNLDHVVSITEKFLQRGRLADLLWSYCLQTAPSDSPQLRETLLARIVALPDLTANRLHLKNKPLFLPQQYYPLLATEMLTALERTCQALKDGTDCSLTFVAQTLGKVCIQGHSGLVLAVMAPRLSVCTRSDMVWQRVCWKLLENVPQRWMESVLTGLVQAVNGPDALGRIIGNLALTNKKAQFVITHKLLLLQYKYETRVLRTVLGHLAADRERRPLLIQVLRSLSQAWANPSAVKHTPLEQQLYVSKALLLSVSLLRDAELQELRSELLQCMLGGMQSHLDSSVVRIRHMGMVVGECLSSRMDINNTKLKFEYDQDEETRALLSLMTPVTGDEPEAEPCERVSVVASPRETPSTQNVPSQNKSNTEPDSDLDSDDELAPYDMSADEKMSKESPPRYLRDCLETLMSSEDPERVELSLRVADGLVRKNVFAAREISVQLTKVLLHMEDKYSMTGFLSVRQAAMVALTVTDCIPVTQYLTSEFYSLNYSLRQRLDILEVLALAAQELSKPTAEKRDPSISIAGATDSTPYPGEDPVHWRHVVEKRIQSKTKRLRQGVTRPPAEASPNRYAPVAGHFFFPLLSNYDKPQVTFDLFGGDHLVLGRLIHTLGLFMHLAVNAPIAAQMGCALLDFVWSVRYHVDQMVRRGVLFAVCSVFLSMPSQNLLLDLSEQLFDTRTWLADVAEGDPDEDCRSLAIQSLVLLDKSLKRQLQDQQALSTES, from the exons ATGGTAGTTACCATTTCAAAGATGGAGTCCCTTGCCCCAAATGCTGAGGTTCGTCTAGCCGTGGCCCAGTGTTTCCGGACCCTCACTACATCCACGGATACCAAAGACATTATCACGACTCTTCACACACTTCACTCTTACTTGGATGAAGGACCAGAGAGTAGAAGCTCCTCAGTTCAGCGGGCAGAGTTCAGGAGAGCTCACTTCTCTCGTACCCTTCAGTTCCTTGTCAGCAACATCCAGGCAGACTGGTTGCCCAGCCTCACAGCAGCCCAGCGCACAGAGTTATGGGACGGCCTGTTCCTGAAAGGTCCTCCAGAGCAGGCGCTGCTGGTGCTGATGGATGGAGTAGGAGAGCTGAG AGCCGGCACAAATCTGGACCACGTGGTCAGCATCACGGAGAAGTTCCTTCAGCGTGGTCGTCTCGCTGACCTGCTGTGGTCCTACTGTCTGCAGACGGCCCCCTCTGACTCCCCTCAGCTCCGAGAGACTCTGCTGGCACGTATTGTGGCGCTGCCGGACCTCACCGCCAACAGGTTACATCTGAAAAACAagcctctttttcttcctcagcAGTACTACCCACTGCTGGCCACAGAGATGCTCACTGCCCTGGAGCGGACCTGCCAAGCGCTCAAAG ATGGCACAGACTGCTCCTTGACCTTTGTGGCTCAGACACTTGGAAAAGTGTGTATCCAGGGCCATAGTG GTCTGGTGCTTGCCGTGATGGctcctcgtctgtctgtgtgcacacGCTCAGACATGGTGTGGCAGAGGGTTTGCTGGAAGCTGCTGGAGAACGTTCCACAGCGATGGATGGAGAGCGTGCTCACTGGACTGGTGCAGGCGGTCAACGG GCCTGATGCCTTGGGCAGGATTATTGGGAATCTAGCGTTAACAAATAAAAAGGCCCAGTTTGTCATCACCCATAAACTCCTGttactgcagtacaagtacgAG ACTCGAGTCTTGAGAACCGTCCTGGGTCACCTCGCAGCAGACAGGGAGCGGAGGCCACTGCTCATCCAG gtGTTACGGTCTCTGTCCCAGGCCTGGGCTAACCCCAGTGCAGTGAAGCACACGCCTCTGGAGCAGCAGCTGTATGTCAGCAAGGCCTTACTGCTCAGCGTGAGTCTGCTGAGAGACGCTGAGCTACAGGAGCTCCGCtcgg AGTTACTTCAGTGTATGCTGGGCGGCATGCAGAGCCACCTGGACAGCAGCGTGGTGCGTATCAGGCATATGGGCATGGTGGTGGGAGAGTGCCTGAGCTCTCGCATGGATATCAACAACACCAAGCTCAAGTTTGAG TACGATCAGGACGAGGAAACTCGAGCGCTGCTTTCTCTGATGACTCCCGTCACCGGTGACGAGCCAGAGGCGGAGCCATGTGAAcgggtaagtgt AGTGGCGTCTCCTCGTGAGACTCCATCTACTCAGAATGTACCGTCTCAAAATAAGTCCAACACCGAGCCAGACTCCGACCTGGACAG CGATGACGAGCTCGCTCCGTACGATATGTCTGCCGATGAGAAGATGAGTAAAGAATCCCCGCCCCGCTACCTGCGAGACTGTCTGGAAA CTTTAATGTCCTCTGAGGACCCGGAGCGCGTGGAGCTCAGTTTGAGAGTCGCTGACGGTTTGGTGAGGAAGAACGTGTTTGCAGCCAGAGAG ATCAGTGTCCAGCTGACCAAAGTGCTTCTTCACATGGAGGATAAATACAGCATGACTGGCTTCCTGAGTGTCAGACAGGCGGCCATGGTGGCGCTCACTGTCACCGACTGTATCCCT GTGACTCAGTATTTGACCTCAGAGTTTTACTCCTTGAACTACAGCCTTCGCCAGCGGCTCGATATCTTGGAG GTCCTCGCTCTGGCAGCGCAGGAACTCTCGAAGCCAACCGCTGAAAAGAGAGATCCATCTATAAGTATCGCCGGCGCCACTGATTCGACTCCGTACCCTGGTGAGGACCCTGTTCACTGGAGACACGTGGTAGAGAAGCGGATTCAAAGCAAGACAAAACGCCTCAGACAG GGTGTCACACGACCTCCGGCTGAGGCCAGCCCCAACCGCTACGCCCCTGTTGCTGGACACTTCTTTTTTCCTCTGCTCAGCAATTATGACAa GCCtcaggtgacctttgacctttttggC GGCGACCATCTCGTCCTGGGCCGGTTGATCCACACCTTGGGCCTCTTCATGCACCTGGCGGTCAATGCACCG atagCGGCGCAGATGGGTTGTGCTTTACTGGACTTTGTGTGGTCAGTGCGTTACCATGTTGACCA GATGGTGAGACGAGGCGTCCTGTTCGCTGTTTGCTCTGTGTTTCTGAGCATGCCCAGTCAGAACCTGCTGCTGGACCTCAGTGAGCAGCTGTTTGACACCAGAACTTGGCTGGCAG ATGTGGCTGAAGGAGACCCTGATGAGGATTGCCGGAGTCTGGCTATACAGAGTCTGGTACTGCTGGATAAGAGCCTGAAGAGACAGCTACAAGATCAACAAGCACTGAGCACAGAGTCATGA